AAAGCAATCATAGTTGCGTTCTTTATATAAACAATACAATAAAGAATGCCTATGAATAAAAAAACTACATCTGAAACTGTGTCCGGGAAAACTCTTTTTATAGAAATGACTCCTAAAAAGATCACTCTCGATAAAATAAGTCAATTCGCACGGACATATACATTTGAAAAAAATCTCCCGGCAAAACTGGCTTCATACGTAATTAATTAAATAACAGTTGAAACTGAACGGTGCAATGGTACCGGACATAAGAAAAAGAATAATACAAAACTTTTTCTTATGTCCGGTTTCTTTTCATTGCCTTATCTCTTTTTTAAAATAATTCATCCGTACAGCCTCGTTTTCCGGCCATTTGTTTTATATTTGTAAAAAACATAAATAACCGCAATTATATATTATGAGTTGCAAAATAGCTCCTTCGTTACTCGCAGCCAATTTCGGTTGTTTGCGGGAAGAAATAAACAGGGTAAACGATAGCGAAGCCGACTGGCTTCATATCGATGTAATGGACGGGGTATTCGTACCTAATATCTCTTTCGGGTTCCCGGTTATGGAATATATCAAAGAACTCAGCAAAAAACCGCTGGATGTACATTTGATGATTACCGATCCGGCTAAATTTATAAATGAAGTAAAAGACTCCGGTGCTTACATTATGAATGTTCATTACGAAGCATGCCTGCATCTGCATCGAACCATCCAACAAATTAAAGAATGCGGGATGAAAGCGGCCGTTACTCTTAACCCTCATACACCGGTTATCTTGCTCGAAGATATTATACGCGACGTAGATATGGTATTGATCATGTCGGTAAACCCGGGATTCGGCGGACAAAAATTTATAGAAAATTCTATCGAGAAAGTTAGCCGTCTGAAAGAACTTATCCTGCGTAAAAACTCCTCTGCACTAATAGAAGTAGATGGTGGGATAAATCTTGAAACAGGGAAAAAAATCGTCGATGCGGGAGCCGATGTATTAGTTGCCGGAAACTCTGTATTTAGAGCATCTGATCCTGTTGAAATGATAAGCAAACTGAAAATGCTCTGATATATACAAGAGGCAGAGAAGCCGATAAGAAAAATTTATTTATTTTATTTCTTCCGGTACCTGAAAAACACGATATCGACTTTTTATCGTTTTCTCTGTCTCGTGCTTTTTAATTAATCGCCCTTTATATGCAATATGTTCCTTTTTTGCGTTTTCTATTACCTTTTATCACCGGAATATGCTCACAGATATATCTCGAAGGATATATCATTCCCTTATATTCGACCTGTATCGGCATTTGTTTTCTTATAATCCACTATTCCTCACGCAATATCGAAAGTAAATACCGTACGAAAAACAATTTCGGCATCTTTATTTTTTTTAGTTTTCTTGCATTAGGATCGGGTACGGTTTCTTTTCGGCAGATGCAAGAAAAAGAAATTCCGCCATCATATACATCAGTCATTGCCAGAATCGCACAAGACGCAGAAATAAGAGACAAATCGGTACGCTGCCTCGTTGAACTGAAAGGATGGATGCAAAAAGACAAACTGATCGTTAACAAACAGGGATATGCGTTACTGTATTTACAAAAAGAAGAAAACGCAGAAAGTCTGGTGCAAAGAAATTATGTAATTTTCAAACAAAATCTACAGTTTATTAAGAATGCAAGAATCCCCGACTCTTTCGATTATGCTCTTCATACCCGCAGTAAAGGAATCATATATTCCCAATATGTATCTACCAAAGACTGGGAAAGATTAGGGTATGATCCTCATAAAAATTTTCGGGAGATAGCATTGATATTCCGTAAGAGAGCTGCTGATATTATACAAAAAACTGATTTGCCCGAAGAACGGAAGGCGTTCCTACAAGCTCTTTTATTGGGTGAAATCCAAAACATAAACTCCACACAACGAGCATCGTTTTCTACTGCCGGTATCTCCCATATATTAGCCGTGAGCGGATTACATACCGGAATCATCTGGTGGCTGTTAGGAATGATTCTTCTGCCTTTCAAATATATTGCAGGCGGTCGTTTACGTTATTTTCTAATCATAACCGGATTATGGTTTTACGCTTTCTTCACCGGATTATCACCTTCTGTAACGAGAGCGACGATTATGGCAACGATGATACTGGCAGGTATGATTTTGGGTCGTAAAAACATAACGTTGAACTCATTGCTTATCGCAGCATTTCTGATGTTGCTTTACCAGCCCTACTATCTGTTCGACATCGGATTTCAACTAAGTTTTACCGCCGTATTATCCATAACCTTCCTTTATCACCTACTAACAAGATGTATTTTCCCCCGCCATATTCTGTTACGAAGAATCTGGTCTCTCACCGCATTATCTCTATCGGCACAAATAGGCACACTACCTATCGCGGTTTATTATTTTCATGAAATACCGATTCTGTTTTTGCTCTCAAATCTTCTCATACTTCCCCTATTGCCGTTTATAATGGGTACCGGCCTCTTGTATCTGTTTTTATCAGCAATCGGTTTTCAGGCTCACTGGATATTGCTCATTCTGAATTATCTTTCGAATTACGTTTTGCAAATAACCGAATTTTTATCGGGGTTACCTTTCGCCTCGATTAAAAGGATATGGCTTTTCCCCAGATACTTGTTTTTATATTATATAACAGTTCTTATTGCCATTCTCGCAATCGTTTACCGAAAAAAAACTCTATTATTAAGTTTACTTCCGGCATTGTTGCTCTTCCTCATCATCGATCTTGTTTTTCCTCCACACCAACCCGTAAAAAATGGCTGGCTTGTTTTTGACCAAAACTCGGGTACGACCTTTAATTTTATCGATAAAGGTAAAAATTATATATTTCGAGTAGATACCTTAAACGATATGGATAAAATATATCGAATGGGAAATAATTTCTGGATGAAAAACGACCTCGGGCTTCCTGATACGATTCCACAGAAAGTCCCTACGGGAAACTTATATATAAATAAACCGTTTTTATATTTCCAGGGAAAATACATTCTCATTCTCGACTCCTCCCGATGGCGGAACACAACAGCAAGACATCGGTTAAAAGTCGATTATGCGGTTATCTGTAAAGGATTCTCCGGAAAACTTACGGATCTTACCAACTTATTCGTGTTCGACTCGATTATCATTTCGGCTGACGTAAACCATTTCAAAAAAGAGGCCTTGATAAAAGAATGCCGCCGATTGCATTTAAACTGCTTTCCTATAAAAGACAAAGGAACTTGGAAAGATTACACAGATGAAAACTAAAACTCGGCTGACAACCGTATGTTGAATTGTCTCAACGTAAGATAATTAGGTACACCATATTGGTGATTATATACATCTGTTACCCAATAATATGAGTTAACATTACTAATATTCAACAAATTAAAAACATCCAATCCGATCCAGATACTTTTAAAATGTCGGAAAAATCCACGACGCATGATCCGATCCTCGCCACCGACCAATAAACGAGATGCTCCGATATCGACACGGCGATAAGGAGAAGAGCGAAAATATCCGTTCTGACGTCCCAAACGCGGAGCGCCCACCGGCAGTCCGTCCGACCATATAGCTCTTAAATTAAACTTGTATTTAGGCAATCGAGGAATATAGTCCTGAAAAAACAAAGCAATGCTATATCGTTGTTCGGTTGGGCGAGGTATCATTTTACCGTTCATTTTCTCTTCAGCCTTCATCAATGAAAAACTCAGCCAAGAATCTGTCCCGGGAACAAATTGTCCGAATAACTTCATATCGAGCCCGGCGGTATATCCTTTAGAATTATTTTTACCGCTATACCAAATTCTCACATTATCTACCTCATACGGAATTAAATTGTCGAGTTTTTTATAATAAACTTCGGCTGTAAATTTAAAAGGACGATCTACCGCCCGAAAAGAATAATCGCCGCCTAAAACAAAATGGATAGAACGCTGTGACTTTATGTTACGATTGAGATTCACGACCAAATTATTGCGCTCGTCACGTATCGTATCTCTGAACTCTTTATAAAAGGGAGCCTGATAATATATACCGGTAGCAAAACGTAACGTCAATTGTTCGTTTCGAATAGGAATAAACCCAACCGAAGCACGCGGACTGACAATACACTCTTTATTAAAATCCCAATAAGCAGCCCGTATTCCGGCGGTAAATGTAAAAAGACCGGCTGTACTGCGAAGCCGATAAGTATCTTGTAAAAAAGCCGAAAAACGATTACTTTCGATAGTCTGGTCCGAGTTAAGATTTGAGATCATTTCCAGTTTATGATCGAGATTGGGCAGCGAGTATCCGGCCGAATCCCTCAATTCCCATTCTCCTACCCGATCTGTAATTTTTTCCCGTTGATAATTGACTCCCCATTTTATATCGTTTTTCTTTATCCGGGTAGCCCCTTTGATTCCGAATGCAAATACCGACGCATTCAATTTATTGCGGGCATGTTCATGATAAGTTCCTACCCCAAGAGTTCCGGCAGGTTCCGTATTGCCGTCCTCTTTCGACATATCGATATCATCGAGCCAATATTGCCCCGTTATATCGTATTTAACGACTTCATTGGTCACAAAACCAGAAGCCATCAAAGTAAATGCGGTATTTTTAGAATAAATATAATCGAGTGTAAGTGCTCCGAACAAAGTCTGAAACTTATCCTTTTCCTGCCCGTCAAAATACACCTTAAACTGTTTTGCCATACTGGAAGTACCGAATTTTGTCGTACGTTCCTGCGGAATAAAATTATAGGTATTATTAGAAATGTTACCCAAAAAAGAAATATTCCATTTCGGATCGAAGCGATAGGTTAAAAAAGTCTGGTAATCGAGAAACGACGGATCATATTCTCCTTTCGTATCCAGCGAACTCAATAATGTAGAGTTGGTTTTATATCGCAAACCGTGCAATTGAGAAAATTTTTTCGTACTCTGTCCTAAATACACGCTTGCCCCCAAAAAACTGGCTGAAACACTCCCTTCGAAAGCTTCCGGATGCTTATATGTTATATCGAGAACCGAAGACATTTTATCTCCGTACTCGGCAGAGAAACCGCCTGAAGAGAAACCTATTTCTCCTACCATATCGGGATTTATAAAACTAAGGCCTTCTTGTTGACCAGATCGCACAGTTAAAGGACGATATACCTCGATACCATTGACATAAACGATATTTTCATCGAAATTCCCACCTCTTACCGAATATTGTGAACTCAATTCATTACTTGAGTTCACTCCGGCCAAAGTAGTCAGCATCGCTTCTACGCTTCCTCCGGTAGCATCCGGCATAAGTTTCAAGTCTTTAGAGTCTATACGCTGCAAAGTACTGGTTTGTTTTCTGTGCTCGGCAATAACGACTTCCTGAAGACTTTTATCTGATTTGTATAAACGGGCATTTAATGTAACATTTCCCTCTGAAGTAAGTAAAACTTTTTCTTCGGTACGGTAACCCAGACATGAAAATATAACGACCAGCGAATCGGATGCCGGAACCGACAATTCGTATTTTCCCTCCAACCCGGTCATTGTTCCGAGTATCGTACCTTTAATACGTACACTCGCAAGCTCAATTCCCTGATTATTAGCATCTATTATCTTTCCCGAAAGCATTATTTTCTTTTGTGCGACAGCACTCAGCGACAAAAAGAAAAAAAGTATCGGGATATATAATCTGTATCTCATTCGCAGTATCTATAATAAACCATTATTTACCTAACGTGAAAATATCGGTTAACGTATAAGTTCCCTCTCATTTTATGTACAAATTTATATCTTTTTCGCAGCGATTCTTCATCATTGTTGTATCTTTGTCTTATAACCGAATAAGCAGATTACAAAATGGGAAATATACATGAATTACTGCAAAACAGAAGAAGTATACGTAAATATACGGAGGAACCGTTATCGCCGGAACAAGTAAAGCTCATTCTCGAAGCAGCACTAATGGCTCCTTCCTCAAAACGATCGACCGGATGGGAATTCGTTGTTGTAGAAGACAAACTTCAACTCGAAAAACTTTCCTATTGTAAAAAAACGAAGAACGCAAACCCTTCGACGAAGAAAAAATGATGTGGGAGAAAGTACACATCGATAAATGGTAAAAAACATGAAAATCGTATTTATCGGAGCCGGCAACCTGGCTACGCAATTATCTTTAGCTCTACAGTCGGCCGGACATAAGATATCACAAATTTACAGTCGTACCGAAACATCGGCACGCGAGTTGTCGGATACATTGAAGACCGAATATACAACACAAATCGAGCAAGTACGTCCCGATGCCGATCTGTATCTTTTCTCGGTAAAAGACACTGTATTGCCCGAACTCATAAGGCACATGCCCCGTAATAACGGAATATGGGCTCATACCGCCGGCAGCATGCCTATGAATATCTTTAAGACCGCGACCGAAAAGTACGGAGTTTTCTATCCGCTGCAAACATTCAGTAAACATCTCGATGTAACATTTTCACACATTCCCATCTATATAGAAGGAAGTGACAGAAATGTAACGGCAGATCTGGTCGCTTTGGGAAAAGATCTGTCGGATAATGTACAGGTAATTTCCTCGGAACAACGAAAATTCCTTCATCTGGCAGCTGTTTTTGCCTGTAATTTTACGAACTATATGTATACTATCGCTGCCGATTTGCTTGAAGAACACGACTTATCGTTCACCGACCTCTTACCTCTGATCGATGAGACAGCAGCTAAAATACATAAAATGCCCCCTGTGGAAGCACAAACAGGACCGGCAATAAGATACGACCGCAACGTCATCGAAAAACATCTCGATCTGTTAAATCATGAAAATACCCGGGAGATTTACGAATTACTTAGTAAAAACATACATAAATATTACCACAAAAACAAGTAAAAGATATGAGCAGGATCGATTACGACCTTACCCTTGTAAAGGCTTTTATTTTTGATGTCGACGGGGTTCTTTCGTCAGATATGGTTCCCCTGCATCCGAATGGAGAACCGATGCGGATGGTAAACATCAAAGACGGTTATGCATTACAACTGGCGGTAAGGCTCGGTTATGTCGTGGCCATTATTACCGGAGGCCGAACGGAAGCTGTTAAAATGCGGTTTTCTGCATTAGGTATACGTCATATTTATATGGGAGCAAGTATAAAAACAGCCGCATACCATCAACTGGTACAGGAAACCGGACTTAAACCGGAAGAAGTACTGTACATGGGCGACGATATTCCCGATTATGAAGTAATGAAAAAAGTCGGATTGCCTACATGCCCTGCAGATGCAGCTCCGGAGATAAAATCGATATCCCGATACATATCATATAAAAACGGCGGATGCGGATGCGGACGTGATGTCATCGAACAAGTGTTGCGTGCACAAGGCAAATGGATGGCCGACGAAGCTTTCGGTTGGTAATATCCCGAATAAACCGTTTTATATATGAAAATAAAAAAAATACAAAGAAAGAATCAAAAGCGATAAATCTTACTCTTACCCTATCCCCTAACACCAGTCTGGTGAACTAAATAAACCAATAAATACCCCGAAAGAAATGCTTGAAAATCTCAAAAAATACGACATATTGCTGGCCAGCAATTCCCCCCGGCGCAGAGAACTGTTATCAGGTCTCGATATTTCTTATAAAGTAACTGCATTACCCGATATAGACGAGTCGTATCCTTCTTCGCTTACCGGGGCGGATATTCCTCTGTATATATCGAAAATCAAATCGAAAGCGTATCGTCCCATGATGAATGACGATACTTTACTGATAACAGCCGATACCATCGTATGGCTGGAGGGAAAAGTTTACGGCAAACCTCATAGTGCAAAGGATGCCCGTCTTATGTTAAAAACATTATCGGGAAAAACGCACGAAGTGATCACCGGCGTTACAATATGTACTAAAAACAAAGAATTATCTTTTACTGTAACGTCTCAGGTTTCTTTCGGGACGCTCGAAGACGAAGAAATAAACTATTACATCGATCGGTATAAACCTTTCGATAAAGCGGGAGCTTACGGAATACAGGAATGGATTGGTTATATCGGTGTCACTGGTATTTCGGGCTCCTATTATAATGTTATGGGATTACCTGTACAGCGTTTATATAGAGAACTGAAAACTTTCTGAATTTAGTTCTACCCTCGCTCTGTACTGCGTATTTTCTGTTACAGGAGAAAGAGAAAGATAACCGCTCTTCAACCGTCCGTTTTCTATAACTATCGGATAGCGTTTCTGTCTTTCGATGTGGTCTTTAAATAATTTTCCCGGCTCTTTCACAAAATCGACACAATAGCAACCTTCTGTCCCCGGCATGACGAAACGATCATAAAACAATCGGGATACCATTCCCATATTCATTCTTAAATTCATTTCTACACAGGGATGCAAGCGATAAACATTTTTTTCTTCATAAATCATCATGTCAATCCCGAGATACCCTTTATAAATACCGTTTAAAAACAATGCTAAAATACGGGACAAATGCATCTGCAAATTTTGCAATGAAGCCACCGGGATAAAATGCCCTAATTTATGAGCAATCGCCCGATCAGATGCCAAAAAGTTTTCTTTATAAACCCCTTTTTTATCGGTAAGAAAATAAGAATATCCGGCAAAATCGACTTTTCCGTTTCCGTTACTGTAAAATTCCATGGCAAAATCAACTACTTTATCATAATAAGGTTCCCCTATGATTTCTCCCTGCCTTCGTAATATTCCGTTACTCCACCGTTCTAAAGTAGTATCATATACGCCACGGCCCCAGCTCAACCCTTTTCCACTACCCGACCAAGGAGCTTTCAGTACAGTTCGGGAAGCACTTTCGAGAAAGTATTTCACCTCGGTTGCCGTTCTCAATCTTATAGGATTCACAGCGGGAAGCAATTCATAACCCGACTCTCGCAAATAATCGAGTATTTTTATCGTCACCGAACGATGCGAACAGACTCGTATTCCGGCCAGTTCCTCGGGAGTAGGAAGCATCGTTTTATCAACTCCATACCGAAGTAAACGATGATAAATTTCATTACTCCATCCCCAAGGAACAAACTCCGACGGCCGATCTCCTATCCCGCCAGCACCCACTTGTAACGGAAAAGATCCGAGTTGAGAAAAATCAGAAAGATCTATTTTATTATCTGTCAATACTTGTTCGCTCTCATCTGCATACCACACAGGTAAACAAGAAAGATCATAAGCGATCGCACGTGCCGCGGGAGGAGCCATATAATGGTCTCCGTTATTGGCGATCGCCAAATCATTTTCAGGATTAAATAAATGTATTACGGGATGAGCCATACGATAATTCCTTTTTTCGAAATACAAAAGTAATCAATTTTCATATCGCCCGCTTTTTTGCAACAAAAAAGCCTTAAATACAACTATCGTGTACCAAGGCTTTTCAGGATTGTAAAGAAACGGCGACAGGGATAGGAATTATCGCCATGAGTACCACAAATACAGAAAACAATATATTGGATAATATAAATCGTCTCTGAAACCCGTTCCTCGCAAGTTTCGGCAAAAACAAAGTATGGCAGGTCTTCTGACTTTCTCCTGTTTTATCCGCCTTCCCGTCATACAGACAGTGGCATTGGGTAATGAATAAAACAATAACGGAGATTCACAGCAGCGGGACTGTCCGGGAGTTACACCCGATTCCCTTTTAATCAACTTTGCAGAAAACAAAGTATGAACCAATACGTAACAAAAATACGATTCTTTTTTAGATGAAAAAAGGATTCGCCAAATTTTTTCCAAGAAAAAAACCGGTTTCTTTCAAAACCGGTTTTTCATAAATAATATCAGATTCAAAAAATATTATTTTTTTACTTTTACTCCAAATGAGCAGTAAGTCAGATATAATATACATATAAGAATTACGAATACCGAACCGTTCTGGCTACCGACCAAATCTGTTGCATATCCCATTAAAGGAGGAGCTACAGCACCGCCGAATACACCGGTGATCATAAGTCCCGAAATTTCGTTTGCTTTATCGGGTCTGCTCTGCAATGCCATAGAATAGATAATCGGGAAAATACTGGAAATTGTAAAACCGATAAGTCCTACGATAATATATATCGGCATTTCACCCTGTATAAAGAACAAAGAAATAATTGCGGCAATAGACACGATAATATTGATGCGAAAATATTTCATAGCCGAATATTTTGCCAAAACAACAGCACCCAACAAGGCTCCTATCGTACGCAATGCAAAATATACACTCGATCCGTATCCGGCTACATCATGCGGCAACCCGCAACGTTCGATTAACAATTTCGGAGAAAGAGTATTCATACCTACATCGGTACCTACTACAAAAATAATTCCGAGGAACAATAACAATATCGTTTTATCTTTCAGCAACCCGAAAGTCGCTCCCATTGAAGATGCTTTTTCCTGAGGTTCTTCTTCTACATGACTGAATATGAGCCACAACGTAGAAATTAAGGTGATACCTGCAAAAATCGGGAAAAGATACATCCAATCTCCCAAAGTATTCAGAGCAAAAGCTGCGATAAACGGCCCGCAAAACGAAGACACGGCTTTAATCACCTGACCTCCGGTAAGAGAACTCGTAAGAGCGTCTCCTTTTACCACATTCGTCAATAAAGGATTCAGCGATACTTGCAGAATCGTATTACCTATACCGAGAAATGCGAAAGCCAACATACAAGACGTCAGATTATAAGTTATAAAAGGCAGCATCATTCCGATAATGGTAATGATCATACTCACCAAAACCGTATTTTTACGGCCGATCTTATTCATAAGAATCGCGGTAGGTACCGATAATAAAAGAAACCAGAAAAATACCATCGACGGAATAAAACCGGCGAAAGTTTCACTCAGATCGAATGCCTGTTTTACATAAGTAGTCGCAATACCGACCACATCGCAAAACCCCATGACAAAAAATCCGAAAAGCACGGCGAGTAGTGCCGAAAGAGAAGTTTTGTTTTTCATTAGTTTAAATATTTGTGAATGAATTCGTGTGTTTTTTCAGGTTTCAAATATAATAAAAACTTACCGGTTAAAAGTATTTCGATAAAGATATTTTAGGAAATCCGCCTTTGGAGTTACACCGATTTCTTTCGTAATAAACGGCAGATTATCTTTACAAAATTTATTTTTTCTATAATTTACCAATGCCACTTTACAGCCGATATAAAAAAAATCTTACTTTTGCGCACGATTAACAAGAGTATACACATGAGGAAACTTTTATTTTTTACAGTTTTATTACTGACTGTGATTAATGGTTACGCACAAAAAAAGAACTTCAGTTACAAATTTTACGGTCAAATACGAACAGATTTGTTTTACAACAGCCGTGCAAATGAAGAAACCGTCGACGGACTATTTTACATGTATCCTAAAGACAAAGTTTACGACTCAAACGGGAAAGACCTGAATGCGACAGCCAACGGCAGTTTCTATGTATTATATTCCCGTTTAGGGCTGGATCTTACAGGACCTGCATTAGGAAAAGCCAAAACATCCGCTAAAATAGAGGCCGATTTCAGAGGTTCCGGAACATCTTTTTCTACCGTTCGTTTACGTCATGCTTATTTTAATCTCGATTGGGGTAATTCGGTATTGCTAATCGGCCAAACCTGGCACCCCTTGTTCGGCGAGGTATCGCCCCAAATACTCAATTTATCGGTAGGAGCGCCTTTCCAGCCTTTCAGCAGAGCTCCCCAGATACGATACCGGTTTACTAATAAAAAAATACAATTTACCGGAGCGGCTATCTGGCAATCACAGTATCTCTCGGTCGGACTAAATAATGTAAAAAGCCAAAATTACATCAAATATAGTTGTGTTCCCGAATTTTATTTCGGCATCGATTTCAAAAACAAACACTGGTTGGCCGGAGTAGGCATCGAATTGCTCTCCCTTAAATACAGAACTCAATCTACGGTAAACAACGGTATAGAAAAAATATTTAAAGTAAACGAGCGTCTCACTTCCGCATCGTATGAAATACATGCTAAATATACGAGCGAAAAATGGTATATCGGCGCCAAAAGCATACTGGGTTCTAACCTTACCCAAACTTCGATGCTGGGTGGATTCGGTATCACATCTATCGATAACCTTACCGGAAAGCAGGAATATACCCCGCTACGGAATTCAAGCTCGTGGATAAATATTGTTTACGGGAGTAAATGGAAACCGGGAATATTCGCCGGCTATATCAAAAATTTAGGAGCCCGTAAACCGGTATTTCAAGTTTTCGGTACCGGCACCGACCTCGACCGGTTGATAACAGCCGGAGCCGAACTCACCTACAATCTCCCCCACTGGAGATTCGGACTGGAATATACCTATTGTTCGGCAGCATACGGCACATTAGATAAATCGAACGGTAAAATTATAAATCCCCGTTCGGTAGCTAACCATCGCATTATCGGCGTCGCCCTGTTTTTGTTTTAACAGTCGGCGAAAACATAGAGCAAGTTCGCTAAGTCATGCTGTTTTTTTAGATTAATTCGCACCGGTAAAGCGATTAACGATTGTAACAGATGACTAATATGAAGAATGAAAGCAACCTGAATTATCCCCTGCCTGATATATTAAATAAAATAATCGATAGTAAAAAAGAATCCGGAAAATTACGTACAGCGGCAAACTACTTGGCGACGGTTTCCAAAGTAAACAAATACATAGGAACGGATACACGTAAATTTTATTTAC
The window above is part of the Coprobacter tertius genome. Proteins encoded here:
- a CDS encoding DcaP family trimeric outer membrane transporter; protein product: MRKLLFFTVLLLTVINGYAQKKNFSYKFYGQIRTDLFYNSRANEETVDGLFYMYPKDKVYDSNGKDLNATANGSFYVLYSRLGLDLTGPALGKAKTSAKIEADFRGSGTSFSTVRLRHAYFNLDWGNSVLLIGQTWHPLFGEVSPQILNLSVGAPFQPFSRAPQIRYRFTNKKIQFTGAAIWQSQYLSVGLNNVKSQNYIKYSCVPEFYFGIDFKNKHWLAGVGIELLSLKYRTQSTVNNGIEKIFKVNERLTSASYEIHAKYTSEKWYIGAKSILGSNLTQTSMLGGFGITSIDNLTGKQEYTPLRNSSSWINIVYGSKWKPGIFAGYIKNLGARKPVFQVFGTGTDLDRLITAGAELTYNLPHWRFGLEYTYCSAAYGTLDKSNGKIINPRSVANHRIIGVALFLF